One window from the genome of Oncorhynchus gorbuscha isolate QuinsamMale2020 ecotype Even-year linkage group LG14, OgorEven_v1.0, whole genome shotgun sequence encodes:
- the LOC123995898 gene encoding probable polypeptide N-acetylgalactosaminyltransferase 8, whose product MGAGILYITSIKLEVHSHGERLQRAHQNDSVRGQDMLKRLEKMEAHIEKVVKSINNRISLKEGQAVKATEVKKERKVVKKLYPNSALFTTWGDELSEEEQKEAEGLFQMYGYNAFLSDRLPLNREIPDTRDPKCANHQYPHDLPTISVVLIYLDEALSIIKRAVRSIIDKTPQRLLKDIILVDDHSSNEDLKEKLDAYISFIDEERPGLLKRVRHLEQLGLTQARLSGWREAEGDVVAILDAHIEVHVEWAEPLLARIKEDRTLVLTLVFDKVHFDDLTVTRYWPNANAFDWALWCMYESFRPEWYALQDETQPGKSPSIMGILVVDRLFFGEIGALDGGMKIYGGENVELGIRVWLCGGSVEVIPCSKIAHIERARKPYLPDLSITMKRNALRVAEVWMDEYKHNVNIAWNLPLKDHGIDIGDVSERKKLRKRLNCKPFQWYLDNVYPMLDPLGDLLGYGALVNDLKMDLCIDQGPVPGNTPILYGCHYFGPQNCYYRASGEIYIGGIKSHKYNSNRCLMDIGTQTPGLYDCKEAKQKGFHMLWEFQQGKSIQNRQTKRCLEITPGEDTDYQLIIQECSGQHWLIRNVIKDF is encoded by the exons ATGGGCGCTGGAATACTCTACATCACATCCATTAAGCTGGAGGTTCATTCTCATGGGGAAAGACTGCAGAGGGCCCATCAGAATGACTCGGTCAGGGGTCAGGACATGCTCAAGAGGCTGGAGAAGATGGAGGCTCACATTGAGAAGGTGG TGAAGTCAATCAACAACAGAATCAGTCTGAAAGAGGGGCAGGCTGTGAAGGCTACCGAGGTCaagaaggagaggaaggtggTGAAGAAGTTGTACCCCAACTCAGCTCTGTTTACAACCTGGGGTGATGAGCTCTCAGAGGAGGAGCAGAAAGAGGCAGAAGGGTTGTTTCAGATGTATGGATACAACGCCTTCCTGAGTGACAGACTACCCCTGAACAGGGAAATTCCTGATACTCGCGATCCTAA GTGTGCTAATCACCAGTACCCCCATGACCTGCCCACCATCAGCGTGGTGTTGATCTACTTGGACGAGGCCCTGTCAATCATCAAGAGAGCTGTCCGCAGCATCATAGACAAGACCCCCCAACGCCTGCttaaagacatcatactggtggATGACCACAGCTCCAATG AGGACCTAAAGGAGAAGTTGGATGCCTACATCAGCTTCATCGATGAAGAGCGTCCGGGCCTGTTGAAGAGAGTGAGACACCTGGAGCAGCTCGGTCTCACACAGGCCCGCCTCTCAGGATGGAGGGAAGCTGAAGGAGACGTGGTGGCCATCTTGGATGCCCACATTGAAGTACACGTGGAATG GGCGGAGCCTCTGTTAGCTCGGATAAAGGAGGACCGCACGTTGGTGTTGACACTGGtgtttgataaagtccatttCGATGACTTGACAGTCACACGTTATTGGCCGAATGCAAACGCCTTTGACTGGGCACTGTGGTGTATGTACGAGTCCTTCAGACCTGAGTGGTATGCCTTACAAGACGAGACACAGCCAGGAAA GAGCCCCTCCATTATGGGCATTCTAGTGGTTGATCGCCTGTTCTTTGGGGAAATTGGTGCTCTGGATGGTGGTATGAAGATCTATGGAGGTGAAAATGTTGAACTGGGCATCCGG GTGTGGCTGTGTGGTGGAAGTGTCGAGGTCATACCTTGTTCTAAAATAGCCCACATCGAGAGGGCCCGTAAACCCTATCTCCCAGACCTGAGCATTACAATGAAGAGGAATgctctgagagtggctgaggtctgGATGGATGAATACAAACATAATGTCAACATCGCCTGGAACCTCCCACTGAAG GATCACGGCATAGACATTGGGGATGTTTCAGAGAGGAAGAAGTTGAGAAAGAGACTGAACTGCAAACCCTTCCAGTGGTATCTGGACAATGTGTATCCAATGTTAGACCCCCTGGGTGACTTGCTTGGTTATGGAGCT ctggtcaatgacctgaagatgGATCTCTGTATAGATCAAGGCCCAGTTCCGGGGAACACACCTATTTTATATGGATGCCATTATTTTGGTCCACAG AACTGTTATTATCGAGCCAGCGGGGAGATCTACATTGGAGGCATCAAGTCTCACAAGTACAACAGTAATCGCTGTCTGATGGACATTGGCACTCAAACCCCAGGACTGTATGACTGCAAGGAGGCCAAGCAGAAGGGATTCCACATGCTCTGGGAATTTCAACAG GGAAAATCCAtccagaacagacagacaaagagatgtCTGGAGATTACCCCAGGGGAGGACACTGACTACCAGCTCATCATTCAGGAGTGCAGTGGGCAGCACTGGTTAATACGGAATGTGATAAAAGACTTCTGA